A genomic region of Streptomyces rimosus contains the following coding sequences:
- a CDS encoding isochorismatase family protein: MPVTTLDPTTALVLIDLQKGITALPTAHPAAEIVERSARLAAAFRERDLPVVLVNVTGGAPGRTEAGRPGGTPPADWAELVPELDRQPTDITVTKQTWGAFHGTGLDAELRSRGVTQIVLAGIATSIGVESTARAAHEHGYHVTVATDAVTDMDEEAHRRSLEKIFPRLGETGSTEAVIGLLG, translated from the coding sequence ATGCCCGTCACCACCCTCGACCCCACCACCGCCCTCGTCCTGATCGACCTTCAGAAGGGCATCACCGCACTGCCGACCGCCCACCCCGCCGCCGAGATCGTCGAGCGTTCCGCGCGGCTCGCCGCGGCCTTCCGGGAGCGGGACCTGCCCGTGGTGCTCGTCAACGTCACGGGCGGCGCGCCGGGGCGTACGGAAGCCGGGCGGCCCGGGGGCACGCCGCCGGCCGACTGGGCCGAGCTGGTGCCGGAACTCGACCGGCAGCCCACCGACATCACCGTCACCAAGCAGACCTGGGGCGCCTTCCACGGCACCGGCCTCGACGCGGAGCTGCGCAGCCGGGGCGTCACGCAGATCGTCCTGGCGGGCATCGCGACGAGCATCGGTGTGGAGTCCACCGCGCGCGCCGCGCACGAGCACGGTTACCACGTCACCGTCGCGACGGACGCGGTGACCGACATGGACGAGGAGGCGCACCGCCGCAGCCTGGAGAAGATCTTCCCCCGGCTGGGCGAGACCGGCTCGACGGAGGCGGTCATCGGCCTGCTGGGCTGA
- a CDS encoding TetR/AcrR family transcriptional regulator: MTAAEPGAAQPGDTRRCIIGAVLRIIGRDGVAAVTNRRIAKEAGVSLGSVTYHFATQHDLLRESLLRFVDEETRRFTALADDSRLDRIGLAEAAALVGQVAGGTEFDSEHIAPFELYVQAGRDERLRAAAAECFAAYDRLAARILTALGVADAERLAGTVVALVAGQQLRRLATGSSAADLVDALLLLAKGAAPTAAAPPVPPPGPVSPAGR; this comes from the coding sequence ATGACGGCGGCGGAGCCCGGGGCCGCCCAGCCCGGCGACACCCGGCGCTGCATCATCGGTGCCGTGCTGCGCATCATCGGGCGGGACGGTGTCGCCGCCGTCACCAACCGGCGCATCGCGAAGGAGGCCGGTGTGTCGCTGGGCTCGGTGACGTACCACTTCGCGACGCAGCACGATCTGCTGCGGGAGAGCCTGCTGCGGTTCGTCGACGAGGAGACCCGGCGGTTCACGGCGCTGGCCGACGACAGCCGGCTCGACCGGATCGGCCTGGCGGAGGCCGCGGCGCTGGTCGGACAGGTCGCGGGCGGCACGGAGTTCGACAGCGAGCACATCGCGCCGTTCGAACTGTACGTGCAGGCCGGGCGCGACGAGCGGCTGCGGGCCGCGGCGGCCGAGTGCTTCGCCGCGTACGACCGGCTGGCGGCCCGCATCCTGACGGCGCTGGGCGTCGCGGACGCCGAGCGGCTGGCCGGCACCGTGGTGGCCCTGGTGGCGGGGCAGCAGCTGCGGCGCCTGGCCACCGGCTCGTCCGCGGCCGACCTGGTCGACGCGCTGCTGCTCCTGGCCAAGGGCGCGGCCCCGACGGCCGCCGCCCCGCCCGTGCCGCCTCCCGGTCCGGTCAGCCCAGCAGGCCGATGA
- a CDS encoding amidase, with protein MGLRDNGGRSADNGATTRSGAVREYEGLAEQAAALADGRAGSVELVRRSLERIDATQGTVNAFRRVRAGAALAEAAAADRRLAAGERLPLLGVPVAVKDDTDVAGEPTAFGCAGEFPPKAADSEAVRRLRAAGAVIVGKTNSCELGQWPFTEGPAFGDTRNPWNPGHTPGGSSGGSAAAVAAGLVPAALGTDGAGSVRIPAAWTHLVGIKPQRGRISTWPDPESFQGITVLGPLARTVRDAALLLDAAAGSHDGDLHRPRPVAARAAADRDPGRLRIALSWKPAFTGTPKPLHPEVRSAVTALARTLAALGHQVEEAEPDYGLIGLAFVPRATTGVREWVARAPDRTLLDRRTREAARLGRLLGGPVLRRARAAERRQHQRVGALFGPYDLMLTPTTAAPPPRIGTLAKMSGWQTDRAMIAACPYAWPWNVLGWPGISVPAGFTAGGLPLGAQLLGPSHSEPLLISLAAQLEAELRWYERWPEAELVGERPEAAERPRVVGTGRSQPRSLRADGLGGSADAVGL; from the coding sequence ATGGGCCTGCGGGACAACGGCGGCAGGAGCGCGGACAACGGCGCCACCACCCGGAGCGGCGCCGTCCGGGAGTACGAAGGACTGGCCGAGCAGGCGGCGGCGCTGGCGGACGGCCGGGCGGGGTCGGTGGAGCTGGTACGGCGCTCGCTGGAGCGCATCGACGCCACCCAGGGCACGGTCAACGCCTTCCGGCGGGTCCGCGCCGGGGCCGCGCTCGCGGAGGCCGCCGCGGCCGACCGGCGCCTGGCGGCGGGGGAGCGGCTGCCGCTGCTCGGCGTGCCGGTCGCCGTCAAGGACGACACCGACGTGGCGGGCGAGCCCACCGCCTTCGGCTGCGCGGGCGAGTTCCCGCCCAAGGCCGCGGACTCCGAGGCCGTACGGCGGCTGCGCGCGGCCGGCGCGGTCATCGTTGGCAAGACCAACTCCTGCGAACTGGGGCAGTGGCCGTTCACAGAGGGCCCCGCGTTCGGCGACACCCGCAACCCCTGGAACCCGGGCCACACACCGGGCGGTTCGTCGGGCGGCTCGGCCGCGGCGGTCGCCGCCGGACTCGTACCGGCCGCCCTCGGCACGGACGGCGCGGGCTCGGTCCGCATCCCCGCCGCCTGGACCCACCTCGTCGGCATCAAGCCGCAGCGCGGCCGCATCTCGACCTGGCCCGACCCGGAATCCTTCCAGGGCATCACGGTGCTCGGCCCGCTGGCCCGTACGGTCCGGGACGCGGCGCTGCTGCTCGACGCCGCCGCCGGGAGCCACGACGGCGACCTGCACCGGCCGCGCCCCGTCGCGGCCCGCGCGGCGGCGGACCGCGATCCGGGGCGGCTGCGCATCGCGCTCTCCTGGAAGCCGGCCTTCACCGGTACGCCCAAACCGCTGCACCCCGAGGTGCGTTCCGCCGTCACCGCGCTCGCCCGTACGCTCGCGGCCCTCGGCCACCAGGTCGAGGAGGCCGAGCCGGACTACGGGCTGATCGGGCTCGCGTTCGTGCCGCGGGCGACGACGGGCGTACGGGAATGGGTGGCGCGGGCGCCCGACCGCACGCTGCTGGACCGCCGTACCCGCGAAGCGGCCCGGCTGGGGCGCCTGCTGGGCGGCCCCGTGCTGCGCCGGGCGCGGGCGGCGGAACGGCGCCAGCACCAGCGGGTGGGCGCGCTGTTCGGCCCGTACGACCTCATGCTGACGCCGACCACGGCCGCGCCGCCGCCGCGTATCGGCACGCTCGCGAAGATGAGCGGCTGGCAGACCGACCGGGCGATGATCGCCGCGTGCCCGTACGCCTGGCCGTGGAACGTCCTCGGCTGGCCCGGCATCAGCGTGCCCGCCGGATTCACCGCGGGCGGCCTCCCCTTGGGCGCCCAGCTGCTCGGCCCGTCCCACTCGGAACCGCTGCTGATCTCGCTCGCGGCCCAGTTGGAGGCGGAGCTGCGGTGGTACGAGCGGTGGCCCGAGGCAGAGCTGGTGGGCGAACGGCCGGAGGCGGCCGAGCGGCCTCGGGTGGTGGGCACGGGGCGGTCGCAGCCGCGCTCCCTCAGGGCCGACGGTCTCGGCGGCTCGGCGGACGCCGTGGGCCTATGA
- a CDS encoding MarR family winged helix-turn-helix transcriptional regulator yields the protein MHDEPNPAPARDLDVDAFATAIETFSRFYARLPVPEKLSFTALSVLDTLTCHDGPLRLTDLTRSEQVSQPGITQLVARLERDGLVERRPDPSDGRAVLVRITEAGRRAGRTRHEARTRHLTPLVDRLSGAQRRALADALPALTRLAELGREHR from the coding sequence GTGCACGACGAACCGAACCCCGCCCCGGCCCGCGACCTGGACGTGGACGCCTTCGCCACCGCGATCGAGACCTTCAGCCGCTTCTACGCCCGGCTCCCCGTCCCGGAGAAGCTCTCGTTCACGGCGCTGTCGGTGCTCGACACCCTCACCTGCCACGACGGCCCGCTGCGGCTGACCGACCTGACCAGGTCCGAACAGGTCAGCCAGCCCGGCATCACCCAGCTCGTCGCCCGGCTGGAGCGCGACGGGCTGGTGGAGCGCCGCCCCGATCCGAGTGACGGGCGCGCCGTCCTCGTCCGTATCACCGAGGCCGGACGGCGCGCCGGCCGCACCCGCCACGAAGCCCGCACCCGCCATCTGACGCCCCTGGTGGATCGCCTGTCCGGCGCGCAGCGCCGGGCGCTCGCCGACGCGCTGCCGGCCCTGACCCGCCTCGCGGAACTCGGACGCGAGCACCGTTGA
- the ggt gene encoding gamma-glutamyltransferase has protein sequence MTPVRRLSVLGVVAALAGSLTTVPAAAQSPAAAPPSPSRAPAKTPPKAPVAVGYGGAVSSVDADASAAGIEVLRKGGNAVDAAVATAAALGVTEPYSAGVGGGGYFVSYDAKSRTVRTLDGRETAPRSAGSGLFLENGKPIPFDEAVTSGLSVGTPGTPATWDTALDRWGTRSLRDVLKPAEKLARDGFTVDATFRSQTAANEARFRDFPATARLFLPGGKLPVVGSTFKNPDLARTYKELRDQGVDAMYHGRLGKDVVRTVRKPPVRPGADRKVRAGDLTARDLGSYEVRSQAPTRSRYRGLDVYGMAPSSSGGTSIAEALNILEHSDLSKLSEKDYLHRYIEASRIAFADRGRWVGDPRFEDVPTRGLTSQRFADSRACLIKDDAVLTSPLAPGDPRHPKPCKAGGRATPTTYEGENTTHLTVADKWGNVVAYTLTIEQTGGSGIVVPGRGFLLNNELTDFSFAPANPAVHDPNLPGPGKRPRSSMSPTIVLRDGRPVVALGSPGGATIITTVLQSLLNHLDRGMPLVDAIAAPRASQRNAAATELEPGLWDSPVRAQLEAIGHRFTRNPEIGAATGVQRLPGGRWLAAAEKVRRGGGSAMVVRPQD, from the coding sequence ATGACACCGGTCCGCCGACTTTCCGTACTGGGGGTGGTGGCCGCCCTCGCCGGTTCGCTGACCACCGTCCCGGCCGCCGCCCAGTCCCCGGCCGCCGCCCCGCCGTCCCCGTCCCGGGCGCCCGCGAAGACCCCGCCGAAGGCGCCGGTCGCGGTCGGCTACGGCGGCGCGGTCTCCAGCGTGGACGCCGACGCCTCGGCCGCCGGCATCGAGGTGCTGCGCAAGGGCGGCAACGCCGTGGACGCGGCCGTCGCCACCGCGGCGGCCCTCGGCGTCACCGAGCCCTACTCGGCCGGCGTCGGGGGCGGCGGCTACTTCGTCTCGTACGACGCCAAGTCCCGCACCGTGCGCACCCTCGACGGGCGCGAGACCGCGCCGCGCAGCGCCGGCAGCGGTCTGTTCCTGGAGAACGGCAAGCCGATCCCGTTCGACGAGGCGGTCACCAGCGGACTGTCCGTCGGCACCCCCGGCACGCCCGCGACCTGGGACACCGCGCTGGACCGGTGGGGCACCCGCTCGCTGCGCGACGTCCTGAAGCCCGCGGAGAAGCTGGCCCGCGACGGCTTCACGGTCGATGCGACCTTCCGCTCGCAGACCGCCGCCAACGAGGCCCGCTTCCGCGACTTCCCCGCCACCGCCCGCCTGTTCCTGCCCGGCGGAAAGCTCCCGGTCGTCGGCTCCACCTTCAAGAACCCCGACCTCGCCCGTACGTACAAGGAGCTGCGCGACCAGGGCGTCGATGCCATGTACCACGGGCGGCTCGGCAAGGACGTCGTACGGACCGTACGGAAGCCGCCGGTGCGGCCCGGCGCGGACCGCAAGGTGCGGGCCGGTGATCTGACGGCCCGCGATCTGGGCTCGTACGAGGTGCGCTCCCAGGCGCCGACCCGGTCCCGGTACCGGGGGCTGGACGTGTACGGCATGGCGCCGTCCTCGTCCGGCGGCACCAGCATCGCCGAGGCGCTGAACATCCTGGAGCACAGCGACCTGTCGAAGCTGAGCGAGAAGGACTACCTGCACCGTTACATCGAGGCGAGCCGTATCGCCTTCGCCGACCGGGGGCGCTGGGTGGGCGACCCCCGGTTCGAGGACGTGCCGACCCGGGGCCTGACCTCGCAGCGGTTCGCCGACTCCCGGGCCTGCCTGATCAAGGACGACGCGGTGCTCACCAGCCCGCTGGCGCCCGGCGACCCGCGCCACCCGAAGCCCTGCAAGGCCGGTGGCCGGGCCACGCCGACCACGTACGAGGGCGAGAACACCACCCACCTGACCGTCGCCGACAAATGGGGCAACGTCGTCGCCTACACCCTCACCATCGAGCAGACCGGCGGCAGCGGCATCGTCGTGCCGGGCCGCGGCTTCCTGCTCAACAACGAGCTGACGGACTTCTCCTTCGCCCCGGCGAACCCGGCCGTGCACGACCCGAACCTGCCCGGCCCCGGCAAGCGCCCGCGCTCCTCGATGTCCCCGACGATCGTGCTGCGGGACGGCCGGCCCGTGGTGGCGCTCGGCTCGCCCGGCGGCGCGACGATCATCACGACCGTGCTGCAGAGCCTGCTGAACCACCTGGACCGCGGAATGCCGCTGGTCGACGCCATCGCGGCGCCCCGCGCCAGCCAGCGCAACGCGGCCGCCACCGAGCTGGAACCCGGCCTGTGGGACAGCCCGGTCCGTGCGCAACTGGAGGCGATCGGGCACCGGTTCACCCGCAACCCGGAGATCGGCGCCGCGACCGGCGTCCAGCGGCTGCCCGGCGGACGCTGGCTGGCGGCGGCCGAGAAGGTGCGGCGCGGCGGCGGGTCGGCGATGGTCGTACGGCCGCAGGACTGA
- a CDS encoding carboxylesterase/lipase family protein, translating to MAAGRAWWRTVETERGRVCGEPAPVAEGDVDAPPVAAFRGIPYAASPVGALRFAPPRPHEGWSGVRDAARPGPAVPQGPSRLECVMGRRAVDWSEDDCLTLNVWSPAGAAGAGRPVLVWFHGGGFSSGSGGWDWYDGTRLAALGDVVVVTANYRLGPLGYLYLPESGVGNLGLRDQAAVLRWVRDNIAAFGGDPAGVTVGGQSAGAYAALALAVAPETRGMVRRVIAQSGPWGLPPQEPDAAAGSAAAFLDLLGLPGKAVGGAREAEVLRELRALPAERLLAAYARLSADRARPGRIAPPMYPVLGGALLPTPPRQAVAEGALGGAGLLIGTVRDEMTAFVAFDERARAFTRDDVLRIMREDARDTFRGGDRDAAACAYDDLARLRPDASHAELLTEAATGWLFRDGVTRIAEQRAAQGTPAYVYRFDRGPDGDDGTLGATHCAELPFLFGTFDAYPDSPMLGRPGTDARRLARAFGGAFAAFTATGTPNGPGLADWRPYCGGPAPEVMYFG from the coding sequence ATGGCCGCAGGACGCGCGTGGTGGCGGACCGTGGAGACCGAGCGGGGGCGGGTGTGCGGCGAACCGGCGCCGGTGGCGGAGGGGGATGTGGACGCGCCGCCGGTGGCCGCCTTCCGCGGCATCCCGTACGCGGCCTCGCCGGTCGGCGCGCTGCGTTTCGCGCCGCCGCGCCCGCACGAGGGCTGGTCCGGTGTCCGTGACGCGGCGCGCCCGGGGCCTGCCGTACCGCAGGGGCCGTCCCGCCTGGAGTGCGTCATGGGGCGCCGGGCCGTCGACTGGAGCGAGGACGACTGTCTGACGCTGAATGTCTGGAGCCCGGCCGGGGCGGCCGGTGCGGGGCGGCCCGTGCTGGTGTGGTTCCACGGCGGCGGCTTCTCCAGTGGCTCCGGCGGCTGGGACTGGTACGACGGAACACGGCTCGCCGCGCTCGGTGATGTGGTCGTGGTCACCGCCAACTACCGGCTGGGGCCGCTCGGTTACCTGTACCTGCCGGAGTCCGGTGTGGGTAATCTCGGTCTACGGGACCAGGCCGCGGTGTTGCGCTGGGTGCGCGACAACATCGCGGCGTTCGGGGGCGATCCCGCTGGTGTCACCGTCGGCGGGCAGTCGGCGGGCGCGTATGCGGCTCTGGCCCTCGCGGTCGCGCCGGAGACTCGTGGAATGGTGCGCCGGGTCATCGCGCAGAGCGGGCCGTGGGGGCTGCCGCCCCAGGAACCGGACGCGGCGGCCGGGAGCGCGGCCGCCTTCCTGGACCTCCTCGGGCTGCCGGGGAAGGCGGTGGGCGGCGCCCGGGAGGCGGAGGTGCTGCGGGAGCTGCGTGCGCTGCCGGCGGAACGGCTGCTCGCCGCGTACGCCCGGCTGTCGGCGGACCGCGCGCGGCCGGGCCGGATCGCGCCGCCCATGTATCCGGTGCTCGGCGGCGCGCTGCTGCCCACGCCGCCCCGGCAGGCCGTGGCCGAGGGCGCCTTGGGCGGCGCCGGGCTGCTGATCGGTACGGTACGGGACGAGATGACCGCGTTCGTCGCCTTCGACGAGCGGGCCCGCGCGTTCACCCGGGACGACGTCCTGCGGATCATGCGCGAGGACGCCCGCGACACCTTTCGCGGCGGCGACCGCGACGCGGCGGCCTGCGCTTACGACGACCTGGCGCGCCTGCGCCCGGATGCCTCGCACGCCGAACTCCTCACCGAGGCGGCCACCGGCTGGCTGTTCCGGGACGGCGTGACCCGGATCGCCGAGCAGCGCGCCGCGCAGGGCACGCCCGCGTACGTCTACCGCTTCGACCGCGGCCCGGACGGCGACGACGGCACGCTGGGCGCCACCCACTGCGCGGAGCTGCCCTTCCTCTTCGGGACGTTCGACGCCTACCCCGACAGCCCGATGCTCGGCCGGCCCGGCACGGACGCCCGCCGCCTGGCGCGGGCCTTCGGCGGCGCGTTCGCGGCCTTCACCGCCACCGGCACGCCGAACGGGCCGGGGCTCGCGGACTGGCGGCCCTACTGCGGCGGGCCGGCGCCCGAGGTCATGTACTTCGGCTGA
- a CDS encoding DnaJ family domain-containing protein: MTERKPPGVDFETWTDRQIREATERGDFTALPGFGKPLTGLDKPYDAMWWVKEKMNRENLSFLPPTLALRKEAEDALEAAARAPSERAVRRIIGEINAKIEEAVRQPPPGPPLGVEPFDVERVVSEWRERRKK, from the coding sequence ATGACCGAACGCAAGCCCCCCGGTGTCGACTTCGAGACCTGGACCGACCGCCAGATCCGCGAGGCCACCGAACGCGGCGACTTCACCGCCCTGCCCGGCTTCGGCAAGCCCCTGACCGGCCTCGACAAGCCGTACGACGCCATGTGGTGGGTCAAGGAAAAGATGAACCGCGAAAACCTGAGCTTCCTCCCACCCACCCTCGCCCTCCGCAAAGAGGCCGAAGACGCCCTGGAAGCCGCGGCGCGGGCACCGTCGGAGCGCGCGGTCCGGCGCATCATCGGCGAGATCAACGCGAAGATCGAGGAAGCGGTCCGGCAGCCGCCGCCGGGGCCGCCGTTGGGGGTGGAGCCGTTCGATGTGGAGCGCGTGGTGAGCGAGTGGCGGGAGCGGCGGAAGAAGTAG
- a CDS encoding FG-GAP repeat domain-containing protein, producing the protein MTLSPIPRRSGRLLSTAVAVGLAVTAGPLAVPASAAAPAAPAAFAAPASAASVGKLAPGSRIVSAGTTGYLSADPQGKVVWTRYADGSTTQLAQDKADYGFGTEHGTASDVVALGDDPVMGASKKITLRDMATGKSTFIDLTTYGYHYMGTVGSSVFAYKRVGKDEKDEEVHLLAAEGEQVTDRVVTGLPGHSNDFHLEAGGSGKAVVRCGRGYGEFFDYVVVDLATAKVVTGRSLASGYTAGAAVSAKHLAVSGSVLDPRAELETVELAGDGKRWSTALQGMVTPDVGLVGDWAVYGEKRKTAEYSRDPSVRAMPVGGGTDRKVLDHFESLTPTPDGALLMTGGTAEQGEGLYRISAGADGAPVAQLVASTGEPTKVTLTDAQVPAVADLSKGHWKPRWQLSRRNVEVTITLRHQASGAEREFTVRPGDAGPSHSGPGWVDFDWDGVFGDWLDKPAAPNGDYTWKFSAKPLNNLGPVLEKSGTFKVTRKPAPHDYTDNGTPDLLLRGSSTLSLMDTFRDGGKLKGTQSKEVGTGWGDYNQVTAVGDVAGASGGDIVARDKDGVLWLYLGKGDGTFSDRAKIGAGWEMYDRITGGGDIDGDGRGDLLARDSAGVLWFYKGTGDWRVPFAPRVKAGTGWNMYNEITSVGDVAGGPGGDLVARDPDGVLWLYLGYGNGTFADRVKIGAGWDAYPQMVGIGDANADGKADLFVTTKDRMTYVYHGTGDWRAPFAPRETTGIELWSWDTLS; encoded by the coding sequence ATGACTCTTTCCCCGATACCGAGACGGTCCGGACGGCTGCTGAGCACGGCGGTGGCGGTCGGCCTGGCGGTCACCGCAGGCCCGCTCGCCGTCCCCGCCTCCGCGGCCGCGCCGGCGGCCCCCGCGGCCTTCGCCGCCCCCGCCTCCGCCGCCTCGGTGGGCAAGCTCGCGCCGGGCTCCCGGATCGTGAGCGCGGGCACCACCGGGTACCTCTCCGCGGACCCGCAGGGCAAGGTGGTGTGGACGCGTTACGCGGACGGCAGCACCACACAGCTGGCCCAGGACAAGGCCGATTACGGATTCGGGACGGAGCACGGCACGGCGTCCGACGTCGTCGCGCTCGGCGACGACCCGGTCATGGGCGCCTCCAAGAAGATCACCCTGCGCGACATGGCCACGGGGAAGTCCACGTTCATCGACCTCACCACGTACGGCTACCACTACATGGGCACCGTGGGCTCCTCGGTGTTCGCGTACAAGCGGGTCGGCAAGGACGAGAAGGACGAGGAGGTGCACCTGCTCGCCGCCGAGGGCGAGCAGGTGACCGACCGGGTGGTCACCGGCTTGCCCGGTCACTCGAACGACTTCCACCTGGAAGCGGGAGGCTCCGGTAAGGCCGTGGTCCGCTGCGGGCGGGGATACGGTGAGTTCTTCGACTACGTCGTGGTCGACCTGGCCACGGCCAAGGTTGTCACCGGCCGTAGCCTGGCGAGCGGTTACACCGCCGGTGCCGCCGTGTCCGCCAAGCACCTCGCGGTGAGCGGCTCGGTGCTCGACCCGCGCGCCGAACTGGAAACGGTGGAGCTGGCCGGCGACGGCAAGCGGTGGAGCACCGCGCTCCAGGGCATGGTGACCCCGGACGTCGGTCTGGTCGGCGACTGGGCGGTCTACGGGGAGAAGCGTAAGACCGCCGAGTACTCCCGGGACCCCTCCGTACGCGCTATGCCGGTCGGCGGCGGCACCGACCGCAAGGTGCTCGACCATTTCGAAAGCCTCACTCCCACGCCGGACGGCGCCCTGCTGATGACGGGCGGCACCGCGGAACAGGGCGAGGGCCTGTACCGGATCTCCGCGGGGGCCGACGGCGCGCCGGTAGCGCAGCTGGTCGCGAGCACCGGTGAGCCGACGAAGGTCACGCTCACCGACGCGCAGGTACCGGCGGTGGCCGACCTGTCCAAGGGCCACTGGAAGCCGCGCTGGCAGCTGTCCCGCCGCAACGTCGAGGTCACCATCACCCTGCGGCACCAGGCGTCCGGCGCCGAGCGCGAGTTCACCGTGCGCCCCGGCGACGCGGGCCCGAGCCACAGCGGCCCCGGCTGGGTCGACTTCGACTGGGACGGCGTGTTCGGCGACTGGTTGGACAAGCCGGCCGCGCCCAACGGCGACTACACCTGGAAGTTCAGCGCCAAGCCGCTCAACAACCTGGGTCCGGTCCTGGAGAAGAGCGGCACGTTCAAGGTGACGCGCAAGCCCGCCCCGCACGACTACACCGACAACGGCACGCCGGACCTGCTGCTCCGCGGATCGAGCACGCTCTCGCTCATGGACACCTTCCGTGACGGCGGGAAGCTCAAGGGCACGCAGAGCAAGGAGGTCGGTACCGGCTGGGGCGACTACAACCAGGTCACCGCCGTCGGTGATGTGGCCGGCGCGTCGGGCGGCGACATCGTGGCGCGGGACAAGGACGGGGTGCTGTGGCTGTACCTGGGCAAGGGTGACGGCACCTTCAGCGACCGCGCGAAGATCGGCGCGGGCTGGGAGATGTACGACCGGATCACGGGCGGCGGGGACATCGACGGCGACGGCCGCGGCGACCTGCTGGCCCGCGACTCCGCCGGTGTGCTCTGGTTCTACAAGGGCACGGGCGACTGGCGGGTGCCGTTCGCGCCGCGGGTCAAGGCCGGTACCGGCTGGAACATGTACAACGAGATCACCTCGGTCGGCGATGTGGCCGGCGGCCCCGGCGGCGACCTGGTGGCCCGCGATCCGGACGGTGTCCTGTGGCTGTACCTGGGGTACGGCAACGGTACGTTCGCGGACCGGGTGAAGATCGGCGCGGGCTGGGACGCCTACCCCCAGATGGTCGGCATCGGTGACGCGAACGCCGACGGCAAGGCCGATCTCTTCGTCACCACGAAGGACCGTATGACGTACGTCTACCACGGCACCGGTGACTGGCGGGCGCCGTTCGCCCCGCGTGAGACCACCGGCATCGAGCTGTGGAGCTGGGACACGCTGTCCTGA
- a CDS encoding LysE family translocator → MVTDVEWAAFFPAAVLLAATPGANQLLALRNGLRHGPRAAVGASLGRFGAFALMVAAVAAGLGALLTASEVAFSVVKWGGVAYLAWLGVRTVATAGRGVGEERRGSRAEGAVAQDRSGAGGAAPQGKDRSSGAAPALRGRQPVSARRLARQEFIVAAANPKALILFTVFLPQFLSRDAAHVVLPLCALGAAYIAVEFCCACGYAALGGRLKALGITRRVRRRLDAATGAGMLGLAGWLATEER, encoded by the coding sequence ATGGTGACCGACGTCGAATGGGCCGCGTTCTTCCCGGCGGCCGTACTCCTGGCCGCCACCCCCGGGGCCAACCAACTCCTGGCACTCCGCAACGGCCTGCGGCACGGCCCACGGGCGGCCGTCGGCGCCTCACTGGGCCGGTTCGGCGCGTTCGCGCTGATGGTGGCGGCGGTGGCGGCCGGACTGGGAGCACTGCTGACCGCGTCAGAGGTGGCGTTCAGCGTCGTCAAATGGGGCGGAGTGGCGTACTTGGCCTGGCTGGGGGTGCGGACGGTGGCCACGGCGGGTCGGGGGGTCGGCGAGGAGCGGCGCGGAAGCCGGGCCGAGGGAGCGGTCGCACAGGACAGGAGCGGGGCCGGTGGCGCGGCTCCGCAGGGCAAGGATCGGTCCAGTGGCGCGGCCCCTGCCCTGCGGGGTCGACAACCCGTATCCGCGCGCCGCTTGGCCCGCCAGGAGTTCATCGTCGCCGCGGCCAACCCGAAAGCGCTGATCCTCTTCACCGTCTTCCTCCCGCAATTCCTCTCCCGCGACGCCGCCCATGTCGTCCTCCCGCTGTGCGCCCTGGGAGCGGCCTACATCGCCGTCGAATTCTGCTGCGCCTGCGGCTACGCCGCCCTGGGCGGACGGCTGAAGGCCCTCGGCATCACCCGGCGGGTACGACGGCGGCTGGACGCGGCGACGGGGGCCGGGATGCTGGGGCTGGCGGGGTGGTTGGCTACGGAGGAGCGGTGA
- a CDS encoding RrF2 family transcriptional regulator — MRLTKSTDIALRIAMRLAVLDHREDAPTTREVAGAVQVPYTHAAKVVSRLQHLGVVEARRGRNGGLSLTEAGRTGSLGRLVRELEGVGDVVGCEDDPPCPLRAACRLRGALRTAQEAFFAALDPLSIEDLVDTPTGPLLLSLSPRPEG, encoded by the coding sequence GTGCGCCTGACGAAGAGCACCGACATCGCGCTCCGCATCGCCATGCGGCTGGCGGTCCTCGACCACCGGGAGGACGCGCCGACCACCCGGGAGGTGGCCGGTGCGGTCCAGGTGCCGTACACCCATGCCGCCAAGGTGGTGAGCAGACTCCAGCACCTCGGCGTCGTGGAGGCCCGGCGGGGCCGCAACGGCGGGCTGTCGCTGACCGAGGCGGGCCGTACCGGCTCCCTCGGGCGCCTGGTCCGCGAGCTGGAGGGGGTCGGTGACGTGGTGGGCTGCGAGGACGATCCGCCCTGTCCGCTGCGCGCGGCCTGCCGGCTGCGCGGTGCGCTGCGCACCGCTCAGGAGGCGTTCTTCGCCGCGCTCGACCCGCTGTCCATCGAGGACCTGGTGGATACCCCGACCGGCCCGCTGCTGCTGAGCCTGTCGCCCCGGCCGGAGGGCTGA